The nucleotide window TCACGCGGCTGCCGACGGTCACGTCCGGTCGGAACGTCACACCGATGCGCGTCCAGGGCGCGAACCCGTCCCACGTGCCGGTCTCCACCGATGCGACCTGGGGACCCGTGACCGCCAGCACCTCGAAGGCCGGGTTGAGCAGCAGCCCCAGGCCCGAGCGGGTGTCCTCGGTCACCGTGTGCTGGATGTCCCATTCGGCTTCGATCGTGCGGGTGGGGACGTCCACACGGACGTGACCTTCATAGTGCGTGGGCGGACCGGCTACGTCGGTCTGTGCGTCGCATGGAGCGGCGCACGCCAGCAGCAGGACAAGCACGGAGGGAAGTCCGAAAGCGCGTAGGGACATCGAGGAGGCGGTCGAGAGGCGGGGACGATCCGGGACGCTGCACCCTACGCGTGGTGTGGACCCGGGTTTCAGGCGGCGTCGCCCTCGCTCCCGTACACGAAGCGTTCGATCTCGCCATGGATGCGACGCTGCGTTGCCGCCGACGGAGGCTGCGTGAACCGCGAGACGGTCCAGGTCACCACCGCGTTGACCGCCAGGGACCATACGGCGGCATGCATCCCCAGTGGGTGCGGGTGTATGACGAGGGTCCAGTAGAGGACCGCCAGCCCCACGCCGATGCCGCTCAGCACGCCCGTGCGCGTGAACGGCCGGCGACCGGGCAGGCAGACGCCCAGAACGGCGGGCATGAGTTGCAGGGCGCCCGAGCCGGACAGGGTCACCAGCGTGACCAGGAAGGCGAACGTCTTCACCGACAGCAGGTATCCGACCACGAGCAGCGCCAGGACGATGGCGCGACCGACCCAGATGTAGTGCGCAGCCGAGCGGTCCTTGGCCAGGTAACGCTGGTACACGTCCCGCGTGAGCACCGTCATGTTGGAGTGCAGGATCGAATCCAGCGTGGACATGGCCGCCGCCGTGGCTCCGGCCAGGATCAGGCCCGTGAGCCAGGCCGGGGAGTAGCGGAACAGCAGCTCCGGGAAGACCTGGTCCGGGATGGCCAGGTCGGGCAGGACCAGCGCACCGCCCAGCCCCACCAGCGCGGTGGGGATGTAGAGCGTCATGAGGTAGATGGGTGTGGTGGCACCCAGGAACTTGAGCGTGCGGGCCGACGCGGCCGTGTAGTAGCGGATGAAGATGTGGGGCTGGAAGACGATCCCGAACGACAGCGAGATGGTCATCCCGAACCACATCCCGGGTGAGAAGAACCCGCGAGGGCCGGGCAGGGACAGGAGGTCGGGCCGCTCGGCCGCCACGCGCCGCCACAACTCGAGTGGTCCTCCGAAGAGCTCGTAGGACAGCACGAGCGCGCCGATCCACACGGCCGCATACATCCAGACGCCCTGGAGCACATCCGTCCAGTAGACCGCGCGCAGGCCGCCCGCCATGAGGTAGCCTGCGGCCACCACCAGCAGGATCAGGGTGCCCAGCTCGAACGAGATGCGGCCGCCCGAGGCAACCTGGATGATGTAGCCCAGCCCTTGCGCCTGGACCTGGATGTAGAGGATCGTGAACACGACGCTCACGATCGCGACGACGATGCGGACCGCCTCACTCTCGTAGAAGTCCGCGAGCATGTCCGCGGGCGTGACGTATCCGAACGCCTTCCCCAACGCCCAGATGCGGGTGCCGAGCACGTAGGTGATGGCGCCCACCAGCACGGTCCACGTGCCGGCCTCCCAGAAGCCGATGCCGTGCGTATAGAAGAAGCCACCCGAGCCCAGGAACGCGAAGGCCGAGTGGTACGTGGCGCACACCGTCAGATAGAGCACCACGAAGCCGGCCTTGCGGCCGTACAGCAGGAAGTCCTCCAGGTCGACCGCCATGCGGCGGTTGGCCACGATCCCCAGCACGATGCTGAAGACCAGGTAGGCGAAGATCAGGGAGGTGGCGACGACCCAGGGCTGCACCGCGCTACACGTCCTGCGAGAGCGCCCAGAGGAGCACGACGATCATCGCCACGTAGACGACGAACAGATAGGCGTAGAGGAACGGGACGCCCAGGATCCAAGGCTCGACCCGGTTGGCCCAGCCATGCACCACCGGAGGCTGGGCGAGCGCGCAGAGCACCAGGAAGAGGACCGAGGCTGTCCAGCCCGCCCCGGTGCGGGGCAGGTAGTGGGGTCGGGGCACGGGAGGCGGCGTGGGATCGCTCACGGGGC belongs to Gemmatimonadota bacterium and includes:
- a CDS encoding sodium:solute symporter family protein, which gives rise to MQPWVVATSLIFAYLVFSIVLGIVANRRMAVDLEDFLLYGRKAGFVVLYLTVCATYHSAFAFLGSGGFFYTHGIGFWEAGTWTVLVGAITYVLGTRIWALGKAFGYVTPADMLADFYESEAVRIVVAIVSVVFTILYIQVQAQGLGYIIQVASGGRISFELGTLILLVVAAGYLMAGGLRAVYWTDVLQGVWMYAAVWIGALVLSYELFGGPLELWRRVAAERPDLLSLPGPRGFFSPGMWFGMTISLSFGIVFQPHIFIRYYTAASARTLKFLGATTPIYLMTLYIPTALVGLGGALVLPDLAIPDQVFPELLFRYSPAWLTGLILAGATAAAMSTLDSILHSNMTVLTRDVYQRYLAKDRSAAHYIWVGRAIVLALLVVGYLLSVKTFAFLVTLVTLSGSGALQLMPAVLGVCLPGRRPFTRTGVLSGIGVGLAVLYWTLVIHPHPLGMHAAVWSLAVNAVVTWTVSRFTQPPSAATQRRIHGEIERFVYGSEGDAA